Proteins encoded within one genomic window of Theobroma cacao cultivar B97-61/B2 chromosome 7, Criollo_cocoa_genome_V2, whole genome shotgun sequence:
- the LOC108662781 gene encoding E3 ubiquitin-protein ligase RHA2B-like: protein MLIGKLGNYFFSFLSIVSPLKWAWNFLLLYSLLPSHMPGIGEDLKLGRCNYYKQESGEEVVECAICLCNIDDDEEIRELRCDHLFHKVCLDRWIGYRNSTCPICRSCMTPRRLVTGMEVILFNYVSFDDCRHRDAWWLR from the coding sequence ATGCTCATCGGCAAGCTAGGCAActacttcttttcttttctttcaatcGTTTCGCCTCTGAAATGGGCATGGAACTTCTTGCTTCTTTACTCCTTGTTGCCTTCTCACATGCCAGGAATTGGTGAAGATCTTAAGCTAGGGAGGTGCAACTACTACAAGCAAGAGTCGGGCGAGGAAGTGGTTGAATGTGCTATTTGTCTATGCAATATTGATGACGATGAAGAGATTAGAGAGTTGAGATGTGACCATCTTTTCCATAAAGTTTGCTTGGATAGATGGATTGGATACCGGAATTCAACTTGTCCCATTTGTCGCAGTTGTATGACTCCTCGGAGGCTAGTTACTGGCATGGAAGTGATACTTTTCAATTATGTTTCTTTTGATGATTGCCGCCACCGGGATGCCTGGTGGCTTCGTTGA